Proteins from one Sarcophilus harrisii chromosome 2, mSarHar1.11, whole genome shotgun sequence genomic window:
- the AGRP gene encoding agouti-related protein yields MLNALLLSWAVLQGFPTTLGAQSTRQYPDAIGSRLSRSSQALYPGLLHSAPDTSLGLSGPGIQPELEQMASELAEESLLQDPEALAPGVPGPMSREDRSPRRCVRLLESCLGHQVPCCDPCATCYCRFFNSFCYCRKLGASYPCSRN; encoded by the exons ATGTTGAATGCTTTGCTGCTGAGTTGGGCCGTGCTGCAGGGATTTCCCACCACCCTGGGTGCCCAGAGCACTCGGCAATACCCAGATGCCATCGGCTCCAGACTGAGTAGGTCAAGTCAAGCTCTGTACCCTGGACTCCTGCACTCAGCCCCTGATACTTCTCTGGGACTCTCAG GCCCCGGGATACAACCAGAACTGGAGCAGATGGCATCAGAGCTGGCAGAAGAATCCCTCCTGCAAGACCCCGAGGCTCTGGCACCTGGG GTGCCGGGCCCCATGAGCCGCGAAGATCGCTCGCCCCGCCGCTGCGTGCGCCTCCTCGAGTCCTGCCTGGGGCACCAAGTGCCCTGCTGCGACCCGTGCGCCACCTGTTACTGCCGCTTCTTTAACTCCTTCTGCTACTGCCGCAAGCTCGGCGCCAGCTACCCCTGCAGCCGCAACTAG